One Nocardia iowensis DNA window includes the following coding sequences:
- the trxB gene encoding thioredoxin-disulfide reductase produces MSTPVRDLIIVGSGPAGYTAAVYAARAELQPLVFEGTQFGGALMTTTEVENFPGFRDGIMGPDLMEEMREQAKRFGADIRTEDVDALDLSGPIKTVTVGDETYHAYAVVLAMGSAARYLNVPGEQKLLGRGVSACATCDGFFFKGQDIVVVGGGDSAMEEATFLTKFASTVTIVHRREEFRASRIMLERAKANEKIKFVLNAEVLEVHGDTSVTGLTLRDTRTGETSQLAATGLFVAIGHDPRSELVRGQVELDDEGYVQVVHPSTATKVPGVFAAGDLVDHTYRQAITAAGTGCRAAIDAERWLAEQGDISSNTLDHAGHTVAVPAN; encoded by the coding sequence ATGAGTACGCCAGTTCGCGACTTGATCATCGTCGGCTCCGGACCTGCCGGCTACACGGCTGCCGTGTACGCCGCCCGCGCCGAGCTCCAGCCGCTGGTGTTCGAGGGCACCCAGTTCGGTGGCGCGCTGATGACCACCACCGAGGTGGAAAACTTCCCCGGCTTCCGCGACGGCATCATGGGCCCGGACCTGATGGAAGAGATGCGCGAGCAGGCCAAGCGGTTCGGCGCCGACATCCGCACCGAAGACGTGGACGCCCTCGACCTGAGCGGCCCGATCAAGACGGTCACCGTCGGCGACGAGACCTACCACGCCTACGCCGTGGTCCTCGCCATGGGCTCGGCTGCCCGCTACCTCAACGTTCCGGGCGAGCAGAAGCTGCTCGGCCGCGGCGTGAGCGCCTGCGCCACCTGTGACGGCTTCTTCTTCAAGGGCCAAGACATCGTCGTGGTCGGCGGCGGCGACTCCGCGATGGAGGAAGCCACCTTCCTGACCAAGTTCGCCAGCACCGTGACCATCGTGCACCGCCGCGAGGAGTTCCGTGCCTCGCGCATCATGCTCGAACGGGCAAAGGCCAACGAGAAGATCAAGTTCGTGCTCAACGCCGAGGTCCTCGAAGTGCATGGCGACACCAGCGTGACCGGCCTCACCCTGCGCGACACCCGCACCGGCGAGACCTCCCAGCTGGCCGCTACCGGCCTGTTCGTCGCGATCGGCCACGATCCGCGCAGCGAGCTGGTCCGTGGCCAGGTCGAGCTGGACGACGAGGGCTACGTGCAGGTGGTGCACCCGTCGACCGCGACGAAGGTGCCCGGCGTGTTCGCCGCGGGCGACCTGGTCGACCACACCTACCGTCAGGCGATCACCGCGGCCGGCACCGGCTGCCGCGCCGCCATCGACGCCGAGCGCTGGCTCGCCGAGCAGGGCGATATCAGCTCGAACACCCTGGACCACGCGGGTCACACGGTCGCCGTGCCCGCCAACTGA